From the genome of Mesorhizobium japonicum MAFF 303099, one region includes:
- a CDS encoding MAPEG family protein has protein sequence MNQTTIFWPVLAHVALIYIVYVQMGRRRYFAVKSGEARVGQYKVRSTEPASSLAVANNLINQFELPVLFYTLCLTLHVTNGVNYLTLALAWIFVLTRYFHAWVHLTSNNLRLRSRSFFAGAVVLALAWIWFALHLLGIV, from the coding sequence ATGAACCAGACGACGATCTTCTGGCCGGTTCTGGCGCATGTGGCTCTGATCTACATCGTCTATGTCCAGATGGGCAGGCGCAGATACTTTGCCGTCAAGTCGGGCGAGGCCAGGGTCGGCCAATACAAGGTACGCTCGACCGAGCCGGCGTCCAGTCTCGCGGTCGCCAACAATCTGATCAACCAGTTCGAATTGCCGGTGCTTTTCTACACGCTGTGCCTGACGCTCCACGTCACCAACGGCGTCAACTATCTGACCTTGGCGTTGGCGTGGATTTTCGTCCTGACGCGCTATTTCCACGCCTGGGTCCACCTGACCAGCAACAATCTGCGGCTGCGCAGCCGTTCTTTCTTCGCCGGCGCGGTGGTGCTGGCGCTGGCCTGGATCTGGTTCGCGCTGCACCTCCTCGGCATCGTCTGA
- a CDS encoding acyltransferase family protein produces the protein MRSDQDENRRYEAIDALRAIAVMLVLIFHYTSRFPADYIGFDHQMTLPWQGIVGVFLFFIISGYCIAMTAERSGTVWMFWLQRFTRLEPALIACIAITLIVVAALGLPGREVSALDGLKNASWITLFAPTPLVDGAYWSLLAEAKFYFVFGLIFYLWPNRVLVLFTSFTVLGAIAQFSGLWRDHQALIFPFKGIAMPYFLFPYSLFFLMGIAARRSTRTVQTVVTAGCLVVVVKLWGDSAFSAWVIALSILGVIGVQLRDIKIWRSVSYIGLISYPLYLLHQNVGVAIIRWLAPWIGSPYLRIGIAFCTVVAIAAFVAWTVEHRFRRRIEIYAARLMSRAATPA, from the coding sequence ATGCGTTCGGATCAGGACGAGAACCGGCGATACGAGGCGATCGACGCATTGCGTGCGATCGCCGTGATGCTGGTTCTGATCTTCCACTATACGTCCCGCTTTCCCGCCGATTACATCGGGTTCGACCATCAGATGACGCTGCCATGGCAAGGGATAGTTGGCGTCTTTCTCTTTTTCATTATCAGTGGCTACTGCATCGCGATGACAGCCGAGCGGTCTGGAACCGTGTGGATGTTCTGGCTGCAGAGATTTACGCGGCTGGAGCCCGCGCTCATCGCCTGTATCGCGATCACGCTTATTGTGGTCGCGGCTCTGGGTCTTCCGGGCAGAGAGGTTTCAGCGCTCGACGGCCTGAAAAACGCAAGCTGGATAACCCTGTTTGCTCCAACGCCGCTTGTCGACGGCGCCTATTGGTCACTGCTTGCCGAAGCAAAGTTCTACTTTGTGTTCGGCCTCATCTTCTATCTCTGGCCAAATCGCGTTCTCGTTCTTTTCACCAGCTTTACCGTTCTGGGGGCAATTGCACAGTTTTCAGGGTTGTGGAGAGACCATCAGGCTCTGATTTTTCCCTTCAAGGGGATCGCCATGCCGTATTTTCTGTTCCCCTACAGCCTCTTCTTTTTGATGGGCATCGCGGCGAGGCGATCGACCCGAACCGTGCAGACGGTCGTGACAGCCGGATGCCTGGTGGTTGTTGTCAAACTGTGGGGCGACTCGGCATTCAGTGCCTGGGTCATCGCGCTTTCAATTCTTGGGGTCATCGGGGTCCAGCTGCGCGATATCAAGATCTGGCGAAGCGTGAGTTACATCGGCTTGATCAGCTATCCTCTGTATCTTCTGCACCAGAATGTCGGTGTTGCGATCATACGATGGCTGGCTCCGTGGATCGGCTCCCCGTATCTTCGGATCGGCATAGCGTTCTGCACCGTGGTCGCAATTGCAGCATTCGTCGCGTGGACGGTCGAGCATAGGTTTCGACGGAGGATCGAAATCTATGCGGCACGCTTGATGTCGAGGGCTGCAACCCCCGCGTGA
- the rnd gene encoding ribonuclease D, with the protein MHVITTQKELETVLAAFEKSDFVTVDTEFIRETTFWPILCLIQMAAPGVTALIDPLSPDINLAPFFRLMANEAVVKVFHAARQDIEIIVHLGDLVPHPVFDTQVAAMVCGFGDSVSYDQLVQRITGARLDKSSRFTDWRHRPLSDKQLDYALADVTHLIEVYQHLSAELARENRAHWLNEEMDVLTSRETYDPHPEDAWKRLKMRLRKPQELAIVQAVAAWREREARERDVPRGRVLKDDAIYEVAQQAPRDAAALAKLRTTPKGWERSSTATALLGAVNTALALPKEQMPKLPKNFQPPEGSSAAAELLKVLLRIVAEKQGVASKVLASSDDIDRIAAEGEDADVPALQGWRRAVFGEAALKLVRGEIGIKFDKRKIAVFDL; encoded by the coding sequence ATGCACGTCATCACCACCCAGAAAGAACTCGAGACCGTTCTCGCCGCTTTCGAAAAGTCGGACTTCGTCACCGTCGACACCGAATTCATCCGCGAAACGACCTTCTGGCCGATCTTGTGCCTGATCCAGATGGCGGCGCCTGGGGTCACCGCGCTGATCGACCCGCTGTCGCCCGACATCAACCTCGCCCCGTTCTTCCGGCTGATGGCCAACGAGGCCGTGGTCAAGGTCTTCCACGCGGCGCGCCAGGACATCGAAATTATAGTCCATCTCGGCGATCTCGTGCCGCACCCGGTGTTCGACACGCAGGTCGCGGCCATGGTCTGCGGCTTCGGCGACAGCGTTTCCTACGACCAGCTCGTGCAGCGCATCACCGGCGCGCGGCTCGACAAGTCGTCGCGCTTCACCGACTGGCGCCACCGGCCGCTGTCCGACAAGCAGCTCGACTATGCGCTCGCCGACGTCACCCATCTGATCGAGGTCTATCAGCATTTGAGCGCCGAACTGGCGCGGGAGAACCGCGCCCACTGGCTGAACGAAGAGATGGACGTGCTGACCTCGCGCGAGACCTACGATCCGCATCCCGAGGACGCCTGGAAGCGGCTGAAGATGCGGCTGCGCAAGCCGCAGGAACTGGCGATCGTGCAGGCCGTGGCGGCATGGCGCGAGCGCGAGGCGCGCGAGCGGGACGTGCCGCGCGGCCGCGTGCTCAAGGACGACGCGATCTACGAGGTGGCACAGCAGGCGCCACGCGACGCGGCCGCCCTTGCCAAGCTGCGCACCACGCCCAAGGGCTGGGAACGCTCCTCGACGGCGACGGCCCTGCTTGGCGCGGTCAACACCGCGCTGGCCTTGCCCAAGGAGCAGATGCCGAAACTGCCGAAGAATTTCCAGCCGCCGGAAGGCTCGAGCGCCGCGGCGGAACTGTTGAAAGTGCTGCTCAGGATTGTCGCCGAAAAGCAGGGTGTGGCCTCGAAAGTGCTGGCCTCCAGCGACGACATCGACCGCATCGCGGCCGAGGGCGAGGATGCCGACGTGCCGGCGCTGCAGGGTTGGCGGCGCGCCGTCTTCGGCGAAGCGGCACTGAAGCTGGTGCGCGGCGAGATCGGCATAAAGTTCGACAAGCGTAAAATAGCGGTGTTCGACCTCTAG
- a CDS encoding MFS transporter, with protein sequence MSSIRPLIPLLLAAGILLGGNGLQSTLIALRGAQEGFSASDIGLMGTFYFAGFLLGCLAITRIMKAVGHVRAFSALAAIASVGTLLLVLVLDPVMWCAVRFAGGFCFAGLFTIVESWLNSGVTNKDRARVLAIYRMVDTGSVTSAQFLIPVFGAGGFTIFAIMSIMITLSLVPVSLGDRSNPTPPEEVKLDLARVWRISPLGCFGCIAVGVTNSAFRTLSPVYAEQIGMSVADVVTFVSVGIFGGAVIQYPLGYLSDRWDRRRVLLLTTCCAMVSALALVFIAGSNPLLNFIIIFIFGCFAMPLYSLSAAHSNDRADSGEFVLINAALMLFYSFGAIGGPFAASTVMQHFGPSALFVFSATVYAIFIAVILYRMQARSGVPVGKRSRFIALLRTSTVFARLARRNGDSDGPGSA encoded by the coding sequence ATGTCCTCCATCCGCCCGCTGATTCCGCTTCTTCTCGCCGCAGGCATTCTGCTCGGCGGCAATGGGCTGCAGAGCACGCTGATCGCGCTGCGCGGCGCGCAGGAGGGGTTTTCCGCTTCCGACATCGGCCTGATGGGCACCTTCTATTTCGCCGGCTTCCTGCTCGGCTGCCTGGCCATCACCCGCATCATGAAGGCGGTCGGCCATGTCAGGGCGTTTTCAGCACTGGCCGCGATCGCCTCGGTCGGCACCTTGCTTTTGGTGCTGGTGCTCGATCCGGTGATGTGGTGCGCCGTGCGCTTTGCCGGCGGCTTCTGTTTCGCCGGCCTGTTCACCATCGTCGAGAGCTGGCTGAATTCCGGGGTCACCAACAAGGATCGCGCCCGCGTGCTGGCGATCTACCGGATGGTCGATACCGGCTCGGTGACATCGGCCCAGTTCCTGATTCCGGTCTTCGGCGCCGGCGGCTTCACCATCTTCGCCATCATGTCGATCATGATCACGCTGTCGTTGGTGCCGGTCTCGCTCGGCGACCGCTCCAACCCGACGCCACCCGAGGAGGTCAAGCTAGACCTGGCGCGCGTCTGGCGCATTTCGCCGCTCGGCTGCTTCGGCTGCATCGCCGTCGGCGTCACCAACAGCGCCTTTCGCACACTGTCGCCAGTCTATGCCGAACAGATCGGCATGTCGGTCGCCGATGTCGTCACATTCGTCAGCGTCGGCATCTTTGGCGGGGCCGTCATCCAGTATCCGCTCGGTTATCTCTCCGACCGCTGGGACCGGCGCCGGGTGCTGTTGCTGACGACCTGCTGCGCGATGGTTTCGGCCCTGGCGCTGGTGTTCATCGCCGGCAGCAATCCGCTGCTCAACTTCATCATCATCTTCATCTTCGGCTGTTTCGCCATGCCGCTCTATTCGCTGTCGGCAGCGCATTCCAACGACCGCGCCGACTCGGGCGAGTTCGTGCTGATCAATGCGGCGCTGATGCTGTTCTACTCCTTCGGCGCCATTGGCGGCCCTTTCGCCGCCTCCACAGTGATGCAGCATTTCGGGCCGAGCGCGTTGTTCGTGTTCAGCGCAACCGTCTATGCGATCTTCATCGCCGTCATCCTCTACCGCATGCAGGCACGCTCCGGCGTGCCCGTGGGCAAGCGCAGCCGCTTCATCGCGCTGTTGCGCACGTCGACCGTTTTCGCGCGGCTGGCTAGGCGCAATGGCGATTCCGATGGCCCGGGAAGCGCATGA
- the aspS gene encoding aspartate--tRNA ligase, translating into MTMHRYRSHTCAQLRKSDVGSSVRLSGWVHRVRDHGGLLFIDLRDHYGLTQIVADPDSPAFKVAETVRGEWVIRVDGEVKARLSETVNANLPTGEIEIFAREIEVLSAAKELPLPVFGEPDYPEDIRLKYRFLDLRRDTLHKNIVARTKIIAEMRKRMGDVGFTEFSTPILTASSPEGARDFLVPSRIHPGTFYALPQAPQQYKQLIMVSGFDRYFQIAPCFRDEDPRADRLPGEFYQLDLEMSFVEQDDVLNTMEPVLRGVFETFANGKPVTQKFQRIPYDVAMRKYGSDKPDLRNPIEMQAVSDHFRDSGFKVFANILANDPKAEVWGIPAKTGGSRAFCDRMNSWAQGEGQPGLGYIFWRKEGDKLEGAGPLAKNIGEERTEAIRQQLGLADGDAAFFVAGDPKKFVSFAGAARTRAGEELNLVDRERFELCWIVDFPFFEWNEEEKKIDFAHNPFSMPQGGIDALNGEDLLGIKAFQYDMVCNGFEIASGGIRNHLPETMVKAFETVGLDRATVEERFGGLYRAFQYGAPPHGGMAAGIDRVVMLLVGAKNLREVTMFPMNQQAYDLLMNAPSEASPQQLRELALRVAPTKKDA; encoded by the coding sequence ATGACAATGCACCGTTACCGCAGCCATACCTGTGCCCAGTTGAGAAAGAGCGACGTCGGCTCTTCCGTCCGCCTGTCGGGCTGGGTGCATCGCGTGCGCGACCATGGCGGCCTGCTGTTCATCGACCTGCGCGACCACTACGGCCTGACCCAGATCGTCGCCGATCCCGACTCGCCGGCCTTCAAGGTCGCCGAGACCGTACGCGGCGAATGGGTCATCCGCGTCGACGGTGAGGTCAAGGCGCGCCTGTCGGAGACGGTCAACGCCAACCTGCCGACCGGCGAGATCGAGATTTTCGCCCGCGAGATCGAGGTGCTGTCGGCGGCCAAGGAATTGCCGCTGCCGGTGTTCGGCGAGCCGGACTATCCCGAGGACATCAGGCTGAAATACCGCTTCCTCGACCTGCGCCGCGACACGCTGCATAAGAACATCGTGGCGCGCACCAAGATCATTGCCGAGATGCGCAAGCGCATGGGCGATGTCGGCTTCACCGAATTCTCGACCCCGATCCTGACGGCTTCGTCGCCGGAAGGCGCGCGCGACTTCCTGGTGCCGTCGCGCATCCATCCCGGCACGTTCTACGCGCTGCCGCAGGCGCCGCAGCAGTACAAGCAGCTGATCATGGTGTCGGGCTTCGACCGCTATTTCCAGATCGCGCCGTGCTTCCGCGACGAGGATCCGCGTGCCGACCGTCTGCCCGGCGAATTCTACCAGCTCGACCTCGAAATGAGCTTCGTCGAGCAGGACGACGTGCTCAATACGATGGAGCCCGTCCTCCGCGGGGTCTTCGAGACCTTTGCCAATGGCAAGCCGGTGACGCAGAAGTTCCAGCGCATTCCCTACGATGTCGCCATGCGCAAATACGGCTCCGACAAGCCGGACCTGCGCAACCCGATCGAGATGCAGGCCGTCTCCGATCATTTCCGCGATTCCGGCTTCAAGGTGTTCGCCAACATCCTGGCCAACGATCCGAAGGCCGAAGTGTGGGGCATTCCGGCCAAGACCGGCGGCAGCCGCGCCTTCTGCGACCGCATGAATTCCTGGGCGCAGGGCGAGGGCCAGCCGGGGCTGGGCTACATCTTCTGGCGCAAGGAGGGCGACAAGCTCGAAGGCGCCGGCCCGCTCGCCAAGAACATCGGCGAGGAGCGCACCGAGGCGATCCGCCAGCAGCTCGGCCTTGCCGACGGCGACGCCGCCTTCTTCGTTGCGGGTGATCCGAAGAAATTCGTCTCCTTCGCTGGTGCCGCGCGCACGCGCGCCGGCGAGGAGCTGAATCTCGTCGACCGCGAGCGTTTCGAATTGTGCTGGATCGTCGACTTCCCGTTCTTCGAATGGAACGAGGAGGAGAAGAAGATCGACTTCGCCCACAACCCGTTCTCGATGCCGCAGGGCGGCATCGATGCGCTGAACGGCGAGGATCTGCTCGGCATCAAGGCCTTCCAGTACGACATGGTCTGCAACGGTTTCGAGATCGCCTCAGGCGGCATCCGCAACCATCTGCCCGAAACCATGGTCAAAGCGTTCGAGACGGTCGGACTGGACCGTGCAACGGTGGAAGAGCGCTTCGGCGGCCTCTACCGTGCCTTCCAGTACGGCGCGCCGCCGCATGGCGGCATGGCCGCCGGCATCGACCGCGTCGTCATGCTGCTGGTTGGCGCCAAGAACCTGCGTGAGGTCACCATGTTCCCGATGAACCAGCAGGCCTACGATCTGTTGATGAATGCGCCGTCCGAAGCTAGCCCGCAGCAGCTTCGCGAACTGGCACTGCGTGTCGCGCCGACCAAGAAAGACGCCTGA
- the parC gene encoding DNA topoisomerase IV subunit A yields the protein MGKRLLPPQDGGGDHIEPVDLKKALEERYLAYALSTIMHRALPDVRDGLKPVHRRIMHAMRLLRLNPDQGFAKCARIVGEVMGKFHPHGDQSIYDALVRLAQDFSMRYPLVDGQGNFGNIDGDNAAAMRYTEARMTDVATELLAGITEDAVDYRPTYNEEDEEPVVLPGAFPNLLANGSSGIAVGMATSIPPHNAAELCDAALHLIEHRDAPVSKLMDFVQGPDFPTGGIIVDSRASILEAYETGRGGFRVRSKWSQEDQGRGTWSIVVTEIPYGVQKARLIEKIAELLMARKLPLLEDIRDESAEDIRVVLVPKSRSVDPGILMESLFKLTELESRFPLNMNVLSRGKVPNVLSLKGVLQEWLDHRRDVLIRRSRHRLGEIERRLEILAGYLIAYLNIDEVIKIIREEDEPKQVMMARWSLTDNQAEAILNMRLRALRKLEEFEIRKEFDGLSAEKKQIEALLASDAKQWSTIKWEVTNIRDKFGPETELGKRRTQFADAPEHDLTDIAHAMIEREPVTVVVSEKGWLRAMKGHLADLSTLTFKEGDSLKLAFHAQTTDKVLVFTTGGKFYTIGADRLPGGRGHGEPIRIIVDMDNDQDIVTAFVHDPKRKLLLASYDANGFIVPEEEVVANTRKGKQVMNVKAPDEAKRCVPLIGDHLAIVGENRKMLVFALSEIPEMGRGKGVRLQKYKDGGLLDLKPFTLETGLSWQDSADRTFTRSREELAEWIGARASAGRMVPKGFPRTGKFG from the coding sequence ATGGGAAAAAGGCTTTTGCCGCCTCAAGATGGCGGTGGCGATCACATTGAACCGGTCGATCTGAAGAAGGCGCTGGAAGAGCGCTATCTCGCCTATGCGCTGTCGACCATCATGCACCGGGCGCTGCCCGACGTTCGCGACGGGCTGAAGCCGGTCCATCGCCGCATCATGCACGCCATGCGGCTGCTCAGGCTCAACCCCGACCAGGGTTTTGCCAAATGCGCCCGCATCGTCGGCGAGGTGATGGGCAAGTTCCATCCGCATGGCGACCAGTCGATCTATGACGCGCTGGTGCGGTTGGCGCAGGATTTTTCCATGCGCTACCCCTTGGTCGACGGGCAAGGCAATTTCGGCAACATCGACGGCGATAACGCCGCCGCCATGCGCTACACCGAAGCGCGCATGACCGACGTGGCGACCGAACTGCTCGCCGGCATCACCGAGGACGCCGTCGACTACCGGCCGACCTACAATGAAGAGGACGAGGAGCCGGTGGTGCTCCCCGGCGCCTTCCCGAACCTCTTGGCCAACGGCTCGTCCGGCATCGCGGTCGGCATGGCGACATCGATCCCGCCGCACAACGCAGCCGAGCTTTGCGACGCGGCATTGCACCTGATCGAGCACCGGGATGCGCCGGTCTCGAAACTGATGGATTTCGTCCAAGGCCCGGATTTCCCGACCGGCGGCATCATCGTCGACAGCCGCGCCTCCATCCTCGAAGCCTATGAGACTGGCCGCGGCGGCTTCCGTGTCCGGTCGAAATGGAGCCAGGAGGACCAGGGCAGGGGCACCTGGAGCATCGTCGTCACCGAGATTCCCTATGGTGTGCAGAAGGCGCGGCTGATCGAGAAGATCGCCGAGCTGTTGATGGCGCGCAAGCTGCCGTTGCTCGAGGACATCAGGGACGAAAGCGCCGAGGATATCCGCGTCGTGCTGGTACCGAAGAGCCGTTCCGTCGATCCGGGCATCCTGATGGAATCGCTGTTCAAGCTAACCGAGCTTGAAAGCCGTTTCCCCCTCAACATGAATGTGCTGTCGCGCGGCAAGGTGCCCAACGTCCTGTCGCTCAAGGGCGTGCTGCAGGAATGGCTCGACCACCGCCGCGACGTGCTGATCCGCCGCTCGAGACATCGGCTCGGCGAAATCGAAAGACGGCTGGAGATCCTCGCCGGCTATTTGATCGCCTATCTGAACATCGACGAGGTGATCAAGATCATCCGTGAGGAGGACGAGCCCAAGCAAGTGATGATGGCCCGCTGGTCGCTCACCGACAACCAGGCCGAAGCCATCCTCAACATGCGCCTGCGCGCCTTGCGCAAACTGGAAGAGTTCGAGATCCGCAAGGAATTCGACGGCCTGAGCGCGGAGAAGAAGCAGATCGAGGCGCTGCTGGCGTCCGATGCCAAGCAATGGTCGACGATCAAGTGGGAAGTCACCAACATCCGCGACAAGTTCGGTCCGGAGACCGAGCTCGGCAAGCGCCGCACCCAGTTCGCCGATGCACCCGAGCACGACCTGACCGACATCGCGCATGCCATGATCGAGCGTGAGCCGGTCACCGTGGTGGTTTCGGAAAAAGGCTGGCTGCGGGCGATGAAGGGGCATCTGGCCGACCTCTCGACGCTGACCTTCAAGGAAGGCGACAGTCTCAAGCTCGCCTTCCACGCGCAGACCACCGACAAGGTGCTGGTCTTCACCACCGGCGGCAAGTTCTACACCATCGGCGCCGACCGGCTGCCGGGCGGGCGCGGCCATGGCGAGCCGATCCGCATCATCGTCGACATGGACAATGACCAGGACATCGTCACCGCCTTCGTCCACGATCCCAAGCGCAAGCTGCTGTTGGCCTCCTATGACGCCAACGGCTTCATCGTGCCGGAGGAGGAAGTGGTCGCCAACACCCGCAAGGGCAAGCAGGTGATGAACGTCAAGGCGCCGGACGAGGCCAAGCGCTGCGTGCCGCTCATTGGCGATCACCTGGCCATCGTCGGCGAGAACCGCAAAATGCTGGTCTTCGCGCTTTCGGAAATTCCGGAGATGGGCCGCGGCAAGGGCGTGCGGCTGCAGAAATACAAGGATGGCGGCCTGCTCGATCTCAAGCCGTTCACCCTGGAGACGGGCCTGTCCTGGCAGGATTCTGCCGATCGCACCTTCACAAGGTCGCGCGAGGAATTGGCCGAATGGATCGGCGCCCGGGCATCGGCCGGCCGCATGGTGCCGAAGGGCTTCCCGAGGACGGGGAAATTTGGTTGA
- a CDS encoding AI-2E family transporter: MKESRVQKPERQQRLFGLSTPLRSAVIPPLSAARWLLVLIVAAGVYFFHGFLFPVLAALVIAFASWPLYQRLLAGVGGNRTIAATLAILFILAFLVIPIALAGTYAINEVREWVGWAIETNRHGAVTPHWIATMPVVGDWLNEQWTTNFGHPGGIGELIQLISGANIGSIYRGALAAGGSAFGLLLTLLFMMIALFFAYRDGEHFAGQVDRLGERILPTRWERISRVVPATISSTVTGMTVIAIGEGLVLGIAYWLAGVPSPVTLGALTGVMALIPGGAPLSFTLVSIYLAASGSPMAGLALFLWGAVELFIVDKTLRPKLVGGPIKLPFLPTFFGLIGGVKTMGFLGLFIGPVLMALLVAIWREWLREVELVDELAAGSAAEIEATPQIEVLPEPGVAKKARA, from the coding sequence TTGAAGGAATCCAGGGTCCAGAAACCGGAACGGCAGCAGCGCCTGTTCGGCCTGTCGACGCCGCTGCGGTCGGCTGTCATTCCGCCGCTGTCGGCGGCGCGCTGGCTGCTGGTGCTGATCGTCGCCGCCGGCGTCTATTTCTTCCACGGTTTCCTGTTCCCGGTGCTGGCGGCACTGGTCATCGCGTTCGCCAGTTGGCCGCTTTACCAGCGGCTTCTGGCCGGCGTTGGTGGCAACCGCACCATCGCCGCCACTCTGGCCATCCTGTTCATCCTCGCCTTCCTGGTGATACCGATCGCGCTTGCCGGCACCTACGCCATCAACGAAGTGCGCGAGTGGGTCGGCTGGGCGATCGAGACCAACCGGCACGGGGCGGTGACGCCGCACTGGATCGCGACGATGCCTGTCGTGGGCGACTGGCTGAACGAGCAATGGACGACCAATTTTGGTCATCCCGGCGGCATTGGTGAACTGATCCAGCTGATCAGCGGCGCCAATATCGGCAGCATCTATCGCGGTGCGCTCGCCGCCGGCGGCAGTGCCTTTGGGCTGCTCCTTACGCTGCTGTTCATGATGATCGCCCTGTTCTTCGCCTATCGGGACGGCGAGCACTTTGCCGGCCAGGTCGACCGCTTGGGCGAACGCATCCTTCCGACGCGATGGGAGCGGATTTCGCGCGTCGTTCCGGCGACCATCTCCTCGACCGTGACCGGCATGACCGTTATCGCCATCGGCGAGGGGTTGGTGCTGGGCATCGCCTACTGGCTGGCCGGCGTGCCGTCGCCGGTGACGCTTGGCGCCCTGACCGGCGTCATGGCGCTTATCCCCGGCGGGGCACCATTGTCCTTCACCCTCGTCTCGATTTATCTCGCCGCCAGCGGCTCGCCCATGGCCGGTCTGGCGCTGTTTCTGTGGGGCGCGGTCGAACTGTTCATCGTCGACAAGACACTGCGCCCGAAGCTCGTCGGCGGGCCGATTAAACTGCCTTTCCTGCCGACCTTTTTCGGCCTGATCGGCGGCGTCAAGACCATGGGCTTTCTCGGCCTGTTCATCGGCCCGGTGCTGATGGCGCTGCTGGTCGCCATCTGGCGCGAGTGGCTGCGCGAGGTGGAATTGGTCGACGAGCTCGCCGCCGGCTCGGCAGCCGAAATCGAGGCCACCCCACAGATCGAGGTCCTGCCGGAGCCAGGCGTGGCGAAGAAAGCCAGGGCCTGA
- a CDS encoding DMT family transporter — protein MSPHHDHQKGLLITAIGGLTLTVDIPLIRLADGGAWTIILLRTGTTFVAAMLIWSVWRALSRNAPPLIPGWSGLIVAICYGLTGITFVTAVYHTSTADLVFILAFNTVFAGLLSWIFLRERPRLVTIAAMAIMILGVLVIVGGSVGTGKLFGDFMALCSAFFVAVAITISRASGKDMGFTSLVGVLLPMALAAFMVSGEGFHVNAPWWIIFNGAVIMPISFFCLAAGPKYISGPEVAMFYLLETVLAPVWVWMIFAETPTRNSLIGGAILIVTLVAHSLWQLHDGRKQRGDLAVHHPV, from the coding sequence ATGTCCCCTCACCACGATCACCAGAAGGGCCTTTTGATAACCGCCATCGGCGGGCTGACGCTGACCGTCGACATACCGTTGATCCGCCTCGCCGATGGCGGCGCATGGACCATCATACTGCTGCGCACCGGCACCACATTCGTCGCCGCCATGCTCATCTGGTCGGTCTGGCGAGCGTTGAGCCGGAACGCCCCGCCGCTCATCCCCGGCTGGTCCGGCCTGATCGTGGCGATATGCTATGGGCTGACTGGGATCACCTTCGTCACCGCCGTCTATCACACCTCGACCGCCGATCTGGTGTTCATCCTGGCCTTCAACACCGTGTTCGCAGGGCTATTGTCCTGGATATTCCTGCGGGAAAGACCTCGGCTGGTGACCATCGCGGCGATGGCGATCATGATCCTCGGCGTGCTGGTCATCGTCGGCGGATCGGTCGGCACCGGCAAGCTGTTCGGCGATTTCATGGCGCTGTGCTCGGCCTTCTTCGTCGCTGTCGCCATCACCATCTCGCGCGCCAGCGGCAAGGACATGGGCTTCACCTCACTCGTCGGCGTGCTTCTGCCGATGGCGCTCGCCGCCTTCATGGTGTCAGGCGAAGGCTTTCACGTGAACGCGCCCTGGTGGATCATCTTCAACGGCGCCGTCATCATGCCGATCTCGTTCTTCTGCCTCGCCGCCGGGCCGAAATACATTTCGGGGCCGGAAGTGGCGATGTTCTATCTGCTCGAAACCGTACTGGCGCCGGTCTGGGTGTGGATGATCTTTGCCGAGACGCCGACCCGCAACAGCCTGATCGGTGGCGCGATCCTGATCGTCACGCTGGTCGCCCATTCGCTCTGGCAGCTGCATGATGGCCGCAAGCAACGCGGCGACCTCGCGGTGCACCATCCGGTCTAG
- a CDS encoding arginyltransferase: MTQHPTQSPQFFLTAPSPCPYLDGQFERKVFTHLVGDKASEMNDLLTQGGFRRSQNIAYRPACETCRACVSVRILAQEFTASRNMKRVLQHNSDLVGAMHNAEPSTEQYSLFRSYLDARHRRGGMSDMTVLDYAMMVEDTHVDTKVIEYRRRGPDTFITGKGQGELIAVALTDKMADGLSMVYSYFNPEFEERSLGTFMILDHIARARAMGLPHVYLGYWVNGSRKMNYKMRFMPQEHLGPKGWERYTNEAVSR, from the coding sequence ATGACGCAGCATCCGACCCAGTCGCCGCAGTTCTTCCTGACCGCGCCGTCGCCGTGCCCCTATCTCGACGGCCAGTTCGAGCGGAAGGTGTTCACGCATCTGGTCGGCGACAAGGCGTCGGAGATGAACGACCTGTTGACGCAAGGCGGCTTCCGGCGGTCACAGAACATTGCCTACCGGCCGGCCTGCGAGACCTGCCGCGCCTGCGTTTCGGTGCGCATCCTCGCCCAGGAATTCACCGCCAGCCGCAACATGAAGCGTGTGCTGCAGCACAATTCCGACCTCGTCGGCGCCATGCACAATGCGGAGCCCTCGACCGAGCAATATTCGCTGTTCCGCAGCTATCTCGATGCCCGCCACCGCCGCGGCGGCATGTCCGACATGACGGTGCTGGACTACGCCATGATGGTCGAGGATACCCATGTCGACACCAAGGTGATCGAATACCGGCGGCGCGGACCCGACACTTTCATCACCGGCAAGGGTCAGGGCGAACTCATCGCGGTGGCGCTCACCGACAAAATGGCCGACGGCCTGTCGATGGTCTATTCCTACTTCAATCCCGAATTCGAGGAGCGTTCGCTCGGCACGTTCATGATCCTCGATCACATCGCCCGCGCCAGGGCGATGGGACTGCCCCATGTCTACCTCGGCTACTGGGTCAACGGCTCGCGCAAGATGAATTATAAGATGCGCTTCATGCCGCAGGAGCATCTCGGCCCCAAGGGCTGGGAGCGCTACACCAACGAAGCGGTTTCACGCTGA